A window from Actinomycetes bacterium encodes these proteins:
- a CDS encoding ATP-grasp domain-containing protein, with protein MRVLVTSARMPFAVDQIRKLGEGGHTVVAADTFSAAPGLHSRFVSTREVVPPPATQPREFAESVRALVDKHGIDLVLPQFEEVFALARHRDLLDGHADLFSSDFSVLARLHDKVSFAKTMRELGLHVAESVTATSRKELWEAIDRFGDYFARAAFSRGGVELLTNCGPLAGDVDPDSVEPTESNPFVVQPFIEGTDVCSMSVVHHGRVAAHSTYEHPLTIEHAGGIEFLSIDAPETLEASRAICEAMDYNGQVSFDFLRDSGGTYWLVECNIRPTAGSFVLTPEEFCSALIGPAEATVVAPAGRYHQISVALVRDMVHEWRDIPRDAHDLFSAPDIYAEDQDPRPLLYTFLSLGHVHRYRKQLDTGSHSRKDIMAAQFFDIAWNGEPIP; from the coding sequence ATGCGAGTCCTGGTCACCAGCGCCCGGATGCCGTTCGCGGTCGACCAGATCCGCAAACTCGGCGAGGGCGGCCACACCGTCGTCGCCGCCGACACATTCTCGGCTGCTCCCGGGCTGCATTCGAGGTTCGTGTCGACTCGCGAGGTTGTGCCCCCACCCGCCACCCAGCCCCGCGAGTTCGCAGAATCGGTGCGTGCCCTGGTCGACAAGCACGGAATCGACCTGGTCCTGCCACAGTTCGAGGAGGTGTTCGCACTTGCGCGCCACCGTGACCTGCTGGACGGCCACGCCGACCTGTTCAGCTCCGACTTCAGCGTGCTCGCCCGTCTTCACGACAAGGTGTCGTTCGCGAAGACCATGCGCGAGCTCGGCCTGCATGTCGCCGAGTCGGTCACCGCCACCAGTCGCAAGGAGTTGTGGGAGGCCATCGACAGGTTCGGCGACTACTTCGCCCGCGCAGCGTTCTCGCGGGGAGGCGTGGAGCTGCTCACCAACTGTGGACCGCTCGCCGGCGACGTGGACCCGGACTCGGTGGAACCGACCGAGTCGAACCCCTTCGTCGTTCAGCCGTTCATCGAGGGCACCGACGTGTGCTCGATGTCCGTGGTGCACCACGGGCGTGTGGCGGCCCACAGCACCTATGAGCATCCGCTCACCATCGAGCACGCGGGCGGGATCGAGTTCCTGTCCATTGACGCACCCGAGACGCTCGAGGCCTCGCGCGCGATCTGTGAGGCAATGGACTACAACGGCCAGGTCTCCTTCGACTTCCTGCGTGATTCAGGTGGCACCTACTGGCTGGTCGAGTGCAACATCCGACCCACCGCCGGCTCGTTCGTTCTCACTCCGGAAGAGTTCTGTTCCGCCCTGATCGGCCCGGCCGAGGCCACGGTCGTGGCCCCCGCCGGGCGCTACCACCAGATATCGGTGGCACTGGTGCGCGACATGGTGCACGAGTGGCGCGACATCCCGCGCGACGCACATGACCTGTTCTCCGCACCTGACATCTACGCCGAGGACCAAGACCCCCGACCACTGCTGTACACATTCCTGTCACTCGGGCATGTGCACCGCTACCGCAAGCAGCTCGACACCGGCTCGCACTCGCGCAAGGACATCATGGCGGCGCAGTTCTTCGACATCGCCTGGAATGGCGAGCCGATCCCATAG
- a CDS encoding maleylpyruvate isomerase family protein: MAERPLRQFYEHDMEFRAPGTPAELVKPWVRHRRRFQASLELLSDEQWRATTRCDDWNAMDVVWHLVTADQFWQMSIASGTAGTPTAFLAGFDPAATPGQVAAAAAKDTTAETMAAFAAVNDSFIATVEAVSDDAWDRMAESPLGHVPAQLALAHAFWDSWLHERDVLLPLELEPAVEPDELWCATTYSLFAAALQGGLPHDDQPVGPGPEGDITERVTFDEFPERCLEVSIGDDVTVTEVDDGAPSVGSALALVEAFTGRVEADGFALPGKLGAQLERARLIL; the protein is encoded by the coding sequence ATGGCTGAACGACCGCTGCGCCAGTTCTACGAACACGACATGGAGTTCCGGGCGCCGGGCACGCCGGCGGAGCTGGTCAAGCCGTGGGTGCGCCACCGACGCAGGTTCCAGGCCTCGCTGGAGTTGCTCAGCGACGAGCAGTGGCGTGCCACCACCCGGTGTGACGACTGGAACGCGATGGACGTGGTCTGGCACCTCGTGACCGCCGACCAGTTCTGGCAGATGTCGATAGCCAGCGGCACAGCGGGAACGCCCACGGCGTTCCTGGCCGGCTTCGATCCCGCCGCCACTCCGGGTCAGGTGGCTGCCGCCGCCGCCAAGGACACGACCGCTGAGACCATGGCGGCGTTCGCGGCGGTCAACGACTCGTTCATCGCCACCGTGGAAGCGGTCAGCGACGACGCGTGGGACCGCATGGCGGAGTCGCCGCTCGGGCATGTTCCAGCGCAGCTGGCGCTGGCACACGCCTTCTGGGACTCGTGGCTGCACGAACGCGATGTGTTGTTGCCCCTCGAACTCGAGCCGGCGGTCGAACCCGACGAACTGTGGTGCGCGACCACCTACTCGCTGTTCGCGGCGGCACTACAGGGGGGACTCCCCCACGACGACCAGCCGGTCGGTCCGGGCCCGGAGGGTGACATCACCGAGCGCGTCACGTTCGACGAGTTCCCCGAACGGTGCCTCGAGGTCTCGATCGGCGACGACGTGACCGTGACCGAGGTCGACGACGGGGCTCCGTCAGTCGGCAGCGCACTCGCGCTCGTCGAGGCTTTCACGGGCCGGGTCGAGGCCGACGGTTTCGCCCTGCCCGGCAAGCTCGGCGCACAACTTGAGCGCGCACGCCTGATTCTCTGA
- a CDS encoding LLM class flavin-dependent oxidoreductase, which yields MTAPLSAEPARSAPVLSVLDLAVVGSGSTPGEAFDASVTMAQLAERLGYHRIWYAEHHNMAAIASSATSVLIAHIAANTEHIRLGSGGIMLPNHSPLVIAEQFGTLATLHPGRIDLGLGRAPGTDQVTVRALRRGPDAAERFPNDVLELQAYLSGDSRVPGVQAVPGAGTDVPIYILGSSLFGAQLAARLGLPYGFASHFAPDALVDAVALYRQRFEPSAQQAEPWVVAGINVIAAESDEEAEAERQRVVRARVGRFLAGGRKLDDRELDRLVNSGGGRQVAAMMTHTAAGSADRVREQLTEFAEFADADELMLVPSARSVNDRLGTLEIVAEVLP from the coding sequence GTGACTGCGCCGCTCTCTGCCGAGCCAGCCCGCTCCGCTCCAGTTCTGTCAGTGCTGGACCTGGCGGTCGTCGGTTCCGGTTCCACGCCTGGCGAAGCGTTCGACGCAAGCGTCACGATGGCCCAGCTCGCCGAACGGCTCGGCTACCACCGCATCTGGTACGCAGAGCACCACAACATGGCAGCCATTGCCTCATCGGCTACGAGCGTGCTGATCGCCCACATCGCGGCCAACACCGAGCACATCCGGCTCGGATCGGGCGGGATCATGCTGCCCAACCACTCCCCCCTCGTCATCGCCGAGCAGTTCGGCACCCTGGCCACGCTGCACCCCGGCCGCATCGACCTCGGCCTCGGCCGCGCTCCGGGCACCGACCAGGTGACCGTGCGGGCTCTGCGACGCGGCCCTGACGCAGCGGAGCGGTTCCCGAACGACGTGCTCGAACTCCAGGCCTACCTCTCCGGAGACAGCCGTGTGCCCGGTGTGCAGGCGGTTCCAGGAGCGGGCACCGACGTGCCCATCTACATACTCGGCTCGTCGCTGTTCGGTGCGCAGCTCGCTGCCAGGCTCGGCCTGCCCTATGGCTTCGCTTCGCACTTCGCCCCCGACGCACTGGTCGACGCCGTTGCCCTGTACCGCCAGCGGTTCGAGCCGTCGGCCCAGCAGGCAGAACCGTGGGTCGTCGCGGGAATCAACGTGATCGCCGCCGAGTCCGACGAGGAAGCCGAGGCCGAGCGCCAACGGGTCGTGCGTGCCCGTGTCGGCCGCTTCCTGGCGGGCGGACGCAAACTGGACGACCGCGAGCTCGACCGTCTGGTCAACTCCGGGGGCGGACGACAGGTGGCGGCGATGATGACCCACACCGCAGCCGGCTCTGCCGACCGTGTGCGCGAGCAGCTGACTGAGTTCGCCGAGTTCGCAGATGCGGACGAACTGATGCTGGTGCCCTCGGCGCGCTCGGTGAATGACCGCCTCGGCACCCTGGAGATCGTTGCCGAAGTACTCCCCTGA
- a CDS encoding class I SAM-dependent methyltransferase, translating to MEASDWDERYRTAEYVWSAEPNLFLPPEVEGLPTGRAVDLACGEGRNAVWLAEQGWKATGVDFSQVAIDKARRLADDRGVSAEWEVADATRWDGPAGAFDLAIAFYLQLPADERRAAMAVAARSLSLGGTLLVVAHDSANLHSGTGGPQHAGVLYGPDDVLGDLAAAGLRHEVVRAETVQRHVDGADRPALDCLVRVNRTS from the coding sequence ATGGAAGCCAGCGACTGGGACGAGCGCTACCGGACCGCGGAGTACGTCTGGAGCGCTGAGCCCAACCTGTTCCTGCCGCCTGAGGTGGAGGGGCTACCCACCGGCCGGGCGGTCGACCTGGCCTGTGGCGAGGGGCGCAACGCGGTGTGGCTCGCCGAACAGGGTTGGAAAGCGACCGGTGTCGACTTCTCGCAGGTGGCTATCGACAAGGCCCGCCGCTTGGCGGACGACCGCGGGGTCAGCGCCGAATGGGAGGTCGCCGATGCGACCAGGTGGGACGGGCCAGCCGGAGCATTCGATCTGGCCATCGCGTTCTACCTGCAGCTGCCTGCCGACGAGCGCCGCGCAGCAATGGCGGTCGCGGCGAGATCCCTTTCGCTCGGTGGCACACTTCTGGTCGTGGCGCACGACTCGGCCAACCTGCACTCGGGCACCGGTGGGCCCCAACACGCCGGGGTGCTCTATGGCCCAGACGACGTGCTCGGCGACCTCGCCGCTGCGGGACTGCGCCACGAGGTCGTGCGGGCTGAGACGGTGCAACGGCACGTGGACGGGGCGGACCGACCCGCCCTGGACTGCCTCGTACGGGTGAATCGCACCTCGTGA
- a CDS encoding DUF427 domain-containing protein, translated as MSVTSRAARSKPHGTPTQTPRLPDVDQFPRTLPDADQESVWDYPRPPRVEPTSEHVVVCHRGAMLADTRSALRVLETSHPPNYYLPPDEVDLTLLVESPRKTWCEWKGEATYFDVSFDGVTVPAAAWAYRAPTSRFAAIRDHITFYPQLVQECRVDGELVSAVQGSFYGGWVTSRVAGPFKGGPGTTGW; from the coding sequence ATGAGCGTGACCTCCAGAGCAGCGCGTTCGAAGCCGCACGGCACCCCGACGCAAACGCCGAGGTTGCCTGACGTGGACCAATTCCCGAGGACATTGCCCGATGCCGACCAGGAGTCCGTGTGGGACTATCCGAGACCCCCGCGTGTCGAGCCGACCAGCGAACACGTGGTGGTCTGCCATCGAGGTGCGATGCTCGCGGACACCCGCAGCGCCTTGCGAGTGCTCGAGACGAGCCACCCTCCGAACTACTACCTACCACCCGACGAAGTCGACCTCACGCTGCTGGTGGAGTCACCGCGCAAGACCTGGTGTGAGTGGAAGGGCGAGGCGACCTACTTCGATGTGAGCTTCGATGGCGTCACAGTGCCCGCGGCCGCATGGGCCTACCGGGCGCCGACTTCTCGGTTCGCTGCGATAAGGGACCACATCACCTTCTACCCACAACTTGTGCAGGAGTGCCGGGTCGACGGCGAACTCGTCTCCGCGGTGCAGGGCAGCTTCTACGGAGGCTGGGTCACCTCGAGGGTCGCAGGCCCGTTCAAGGGCGGGCCCGGCACGACTGGCTGGTGA
- a CDS encoding SDR family oxidoreductase: MAGATGGLGRALATELHNRGADLTLVSRSQDRLAALPVGGQRLALDLRDPTNCQLAVRRAVEHHRRLDLVVNAVGVVAFGAMTDMTVDTIEELFLTNTILPMILSREALPELPRGGVIVNISGAIAERNVAGMSAYGASKSALASFDEAFGREARRLGVRVIDARPPHSETGLVERAIEGTAPRLGEGLEPATVATVICDAIAGDERDLQSSAFEAARHPDANAEVA; the protein is encoded by the coding sequence GTGGCTGGCGCGACTGGTGGTCTGGGTCGTGCCCTGGCCACCGAGCTACACAATCGTGGCGCCGACCTGACTCTCGTATCCCGTTCGCAGGACAGACTGGCAGCGCTACCCGTCGGCGGGCAGCGCTTGGCCCTGGACCTCCGCGACCCGACGAACTGCCAACTTGCGGTACGCAGAGCCGTCGAACACCACCGACGACTCGACTTGGTGGTCAACGCTGTTGGCGTCGTGGCCTTCGGTGCGATGACGGACATGACGGTCGACACGATCGAGGAGTTGTTCCTGACCAACACAATTCTGCCCATGATCCTGTCGCGTGAAGCTCTCCCGGAACTGCCCCGTGGCGGAGTGATTGTGAACATCAGCGGTGCGATCGCCGAACGCAATGTTGCCGGTATGTCAGCCTATGGAGCGTCCAAGTCGGCCCTTGCCTCCTTCGACGAGGCGTTTGGCCGCGAGGCCCGGCGACTCGGCGTGAGGGTCATTGACGCCCGTCCACCCCACTCGGAGACCGGCCTTGTGGAACGTGCTATCGAAGGCACCGCACCACGACTTGGAGAGGGACTGGAACCGGCGACCGTTGCGACGGTCATCTGCGACGCCATCGCCGGAGATGAGCGTGACCTCCAGAGCAGCGCGTTCGAAGCCGCACGGCACCCCGACGCAAACGCCGAGGTTGCCTGA
- a CDS encoding FAD-dependent oxidoreductase, whose amino-acid sequence MQRLSPYSSHVQKETVDAVVVGAGLAGLSAAAELRCRGLSVAVLEASDGVGGRVRTDIVGNCRVDRGFQVILTGYPELERRLDVDALELRRFEPGALVRIGSRFHNLGDPLRRPATLPSTLGAPVGSIGDKVRLLLLRRSLVNRSVPSLLTATDGSTEAWLRAYGFSESMIDRFFRPLAGGILLDPELATSRRMFDAVFRTLALGDAAVPSVGMGAIPEQLASGLGRDAIRLGAEVTSVRPGSVTLADGAEQRARAIIVATEGPAASRLLGLPAQRGKPASCVWFKAPDPPTASRSIILDGNGRGPALNVAVITNVAPHYSLDGSAVVAAACPGMADHGLEDPVRRQLEGWWGAQVSTWEHLRTDVIAYGQPDQTPPFEPKRKVALGDGLFVCGDHRDTASSQGAMFSGRRCAEAVLASRPEWALRTQQRGT is encoded by the coding sequence ATGCAGCGCTTGTCCCCCTACTCTTCGCACGTGCAGAAGGAGACCGTGGATGCAGTAGTGGTGGGCGCCGGGCTTGCCGGGCTGAGCGCTGCGGCCGAACTCCGCTGCAGGGGACTGTCGGTTGCAGTGCTGGAGGCCTCCGACGGGGTGGGCGGCCGGGTACGAACCGACATCGTCGGCAACTGCCGCGTCGATCGGGGCTTCCAGGTGATCCTGACCGGCTATCCGGAACTCGAACGTCGGCTGGACGTGGACGCGCTGGAACTCCGGCGGTTCGAGCCGGGTGCCCTCGTGCGGATCGGTTCGAGGTTCCACAACCTCGGCGACCCGCTGCGGCGCCCGGCCACCCTGCCGTCGACGCTGGGCGCACCCGTCGGATCGATCGGCGACAAGGTTCGCCTGCTGTTGCTGCGGCGGTCGCTCGTGAACCGGAGCGTGCCGTCCTTGCTGACGGCGACCGACGGATCAACGGAGGCGTGGTTGCGGGCCTACGGATTCTCCGAGTCGATGATCGACAGGTTCTTCCGGCCGCTGGCCGGCGGCATCCTGCTGGACCCGGAACTGGCGACGAGCCGTCGGATGTTCGATGCCGTCTTTCGGACGTTGGCGCTCGGCGACGCGGCGGTGCCTTCAGTGGGCATGGGGGCGATCCCCGAGCAACTTGCCTCCGGGCTCGGGCGCGACGCCATCCGGTTGGGCGCAGAGGTCACTTCGGTGCGCCCTGGTTCGGTCACCCTTGCCGATGGTGCTGAGCAGCGGGCCCGGGCGATCATTGTCGCCACCGAGGGCCCAGCTGCGTCACGGCTGCTTGGACTGCCGGCGCAGAGGGGCAAGCCGGCCAGCTGTGTGTGGTTCAAGGCGCCCGATCCGCCCACTGCAAGCCGCTCGATCATCCTGGATGGCAACGGGCGGGGCCCGGCGCTCAACGTGGCGGTGATCACCAACGTCGCACCGCACTACTCACTCGATGGTTCTGCTGTGGTGGCGGCTGCGTGTCCGGGGATGGCCGATCACGGGCTGGAGGATCCGGTCCGCCGTCAGCTCGAGGGGTGGTGGGGAGCACAGGTGTCGACCTGGGAGCACCTGCGCACCGACGTGATCGCCTACGGGCAGCCGGATCAGACGCCGCCGTTCGAGCCGAAGAGGAAGGTTGCCCTGGGCGACGGCTTGTTCGTGTGTGGGGACCACCGCGACACAGCGTCAAGCCAGGGTGCGATGTTCTCCGGTCGACGCTGCGCCGAGGCAGTCCTCGCGAGTCGGCCTGAGTGGGCGTTGAGGACCCAGCAGCGAGGCACGTAG
- a CDS encoding SRPBCC family protein, translating into MNGSVTEHIEATPDAVWALVSDITRTGEFSPETFEAEWLGGATEPDVGVKFRGHVLRNGRPPAYWTVCRITSCEPGRVFAFDVLGPGDRVMNSWRYELEPSGSGTDVTESFRLPANLPTKAYWALFGRARGKTNERGMRETLGRIRAVAESP; encoded by the coding sequence ATGAACGGATCCGTGACCGAGCACATCGAGGCAACGCCAGACGCCGTGTGGGCCCTGGTCTCTGACATCACGCGCACCGGCGAGTTCAGCCCGGAGACGTTCGAGGCCGAGTGGCTGGGTGGTGCCACCGAGCCGGACGTGGGAGTGAAGTTCCGGGGCCACGTACTGCGCAATGGGCGCCCTCCGGCCTACTGGACCGTCTGCCGGATCACGAGCTGCGAGCCAGGTCGGGTGTTCGCGTTCGACGTCCTGGGCCCGGGTGACCGTGTGATGAACAGCTGGCGCTACGAGCTCGAGCCATCAGGCTCGGGCACCGACGTCACCGAGTCGTTCAGGCTTCCCGCCAACCTGCCCACCAAGGCCTATTGGGCGCTCTTCGGGAGGGCCCGCGGCAAGACCAACGAGCGAGGAATGCGCGAGACCCTCGGACGCATCCGAGCCGTGGCCGAGAGTCCCTGA
- a CDS encoding DUF2237 domain-containing protein, translating into MAQRNVLGGELEECSADPMTGFFRDGCCNWSEQNVGYHTICGVVSAEFLEHQRSIGNDLVTANPDYGFPGLNPGDRWCITARNWLQAHQDGAACAVVLAATNERAIDIVPLEVLRQYAVDVPPDPGILAGD; encoded by the coding sequence ATGGCCCAGCGAAACGTGCTCGGAGGAGAGCTGGAGGAGTGCAGCGCTGACCCGATGACGGGCTTCTTCCGCGACGGGTGCTGCAACTGGTCAGAGCAGAACGTTGGCTACCACACGATCTGTGGTGTGGTCAGCGCGGAGTTCTTGGAGCATCAGCGCTCGATCGGCAACGACCTGGTCACCGCCAACCCCGACTACGGATTTCCGGGTCTGAACCCCGGGGACCGCTGGTGCATCACGGCACGCAACTGGCTGCAGGCCCACCAGGACGGCGCGGCGTGTGCTGTCGTGCTAGCGGCCACCAACGAACGGGCCATCGACATCGTGCCGCTGGAGGTCCTACGGCAATACGCGGTCGACGTGCCGCCCGACCCCGGCATTCTCGCCGGGGACTGA
- a CDS encoding methyltransferase domain-containing protein — translation MSESDVPDFDVTADPDEVTVDPDTLRAKVRDKYAEVAEHPDHQFHFHTGRDLAARCGYDRDAVNALPDAAVESFAGVANPFALRELQPGEKVLDAGCGAGFDSFLATRAVGESGEVVGVDMTPEMVGRAGRVADSMGLDSVRFREGLVEDLPVDDGWADVVISNGVLNLVADKKAGFTEIWRVLRPGCVYQFADIANGQTIPEEAVRDIDLWTA, via the coding sequence ATGAGCGAGTCAGATGTTCCCGACTTCGATGTGACCGCAGACCCCGACGAGGTGACCGTCGACCCCGACACGCTGCGGGCCAAGGTGCGCGACAAGTACGCCGAGGTGGCCGAGCACCCCGATCACCAGTTCCATTTCCACACCGGTCGCGATCTTGCCGCCCGGTGTGGGTACGACAGGGACGCGGTGAATGCCCTTCCCGACGCTGCGGTCGAGTCGTTCGCCGGTGTCGCCAACCCATTCGCGCTCCGTGAGCTGCAACCGGGTGAGAAGGTGCTCGACGCGGGTTGCGGCGCCGGATTCGACAGCTTCCTCGCCACACGGGCTGTCGGCGAGTCCGGTGAGGTCGTGGGTGTCGACATGACCCCCGAGATGGTCGGGCGGGCGGGCCGCGTGGCCGATTCGATGGGTCTCGACAGCGTCCGGTTCCGCGAGGGACTGGTGGAGGATCTGCCCGTCGACGACGGCTGGGCCGACGTGGTGATCTCCAACGGCGTCCTCAACCTGGTGGCCGACAAGAAGGCCGGGTTCACAGAGATCTGGCGGGTGTTGCGACCCGGATGCGTGTACCAGTTCGCCGACATCGCCAACGGCCAGACCATTCCCGAAGAGGCGGTGCGCGACATCGACCTCTGGACCGCTTGA
- a CDS encoding selenoprotein B glycine/betaine/sarcosine/D-proline reductase: MNNDAAMRDLAAALPVPEFDDTPFVQPPPLSEATVAIVTTAGLRTTDGDGWAPDSDPSYRIIPSGERDLQLSHWSPNFDRVGIAADLNVAYPADRLEEMAAEGVIGAVGSHHVSFTGNQDDSVTKVRLETGPRAAAELKAKGIDVVLLTPV, translated from the coding sequence GTGAACAACGACGCAGCAATGAGGGACCTGGCAGCTGCACTGCCGGTACCCGAGTTCGACGACACGCCGTTCGTGCAGCCGCCGCCATTGTCGGAGGCCACGGTCGCGATCGTGACCACCGCCGGTCTGCGCACCACCGATGGCGACGGCTGGGCTCCGGACTCCGATCCGTCCTACCGGATCATTCCCTCCGGTGAGCGCGACCTGCAGCTGTCGCACTGGTCACCCAACTTCGACCGCGTCGGCATCGCGGCCGACCTCAACGTGGCCTACCCGGCGGACCGGCTCGAAGAAATGGCGGCCGAAGGAGTGATAGGTGCGGTCGGATCGCACCATGTGTCGTTCACCGGCAACCAGGACGATTCGGTCACCAAGGTGAGACTCGAGACAGGCCCGAGGGCAGCGGCCGAACTGAAGGCCAAGGGCATCGACGTCGTGCTGCTCACCCCGGTTTGA
- the selD gene encoding selenide, water dikinase SelD: protein MTAADAPTPKLTAFSRGAGCGCKLSSAELHAALDSMALPLPSSPGVLVGAGTSDDAGVFRLGDDLAIVQTLDFFTPIVDDAHTWGRIAATNALSDVWAMGGRPVTAMNIVGWPRDTLDWSLLGEVLDGAAVVLDEAGCAVVGGHSIDDAEPKFGVSVTGVTHPDQVLRNSAGSAGDSLVLTKPLGVGVLTTAVKRGLAGDEAEDLAVEWMCTPNGDASEVAVSAGLKCATDVTGFGFIGHLGEVLSASELDAVIEPAAVPVLDGVRDAVAAGGVPGGTQRNLDDTEYVDWGGVDEIDRVVLCDAQTSGGLLMAVPAGRLADVTGSLGPGASWVVGELTERARPGRSEVRFR from the coding sequence ATGACCGCTGCGGACGCTCCCACTCCGAAGCTCACCGCCTTCTCGCGGGGAGCGGGCTGTGGCTGCAAGCTCTCCTCGGCCGAGCTGCATGCCGCCCTCGACTCGATGGCCCTGCCGTTGCCGAGTTCACCGGGCGTGCTCGTGGGCGCGGGCACATCTGACGACGCCGGTGTGTTCCGCCTCGGTGATGATCTCGCGATCGTGCAGACGCTCGACTTCTTCACGCCGATCGTGGATGACGCGCACACCTGGGGGCGCATCGCCGCCACCAACGCGCTGAGCGACGTGTGGGCGATGGGCGGGCGGCCGGTCACGGCGATGAACATCGTGGGCTGGCCCCGCGACACACTCGACTGGTCGCTGCTCGGCGAGGTGCTCGACGGCGCCGCCGTGGTGCTCGACGAAGCCGGCTGCGCGGTCGTTGGCGGCCATTCGATCGACGACGCCGAACCGAAGTTCGGCGTGAGCGTCACCGGAGTGACCCATCCCGACCAGGTGCTGCGCAACTCGGCTGGTAGTGCCGGCGACTCGTTGGTGCTCACCAAGCCGCTGGGGGTGGGTGTTCTCACCACAGCTGTGAAGCGGGGCCTCGCCGGCGACGAGGCCGAGGACCTGGCCGTTGAGTGGATGTGCACCCCCAACGGCGACGCCAGTGAGGTTGCCGTGTCGGCGGGGCTCAAGTGCGCCACCGATGTGACCGGTTTCGGCTTCATCGGGCACCTCGGCGAAGTGCTCTCGGCCTCGGAACTGGACGCCGTGATCGAACCGGCTGCAGTGCCCGTGCTCGACGGCGTACGCGACGCTGTGGCTGCGGGCGGTGTACCCGGCGGCACGCAGCGAAACCTCGATGACACCGAGTACGTGGACTGGGGCGGCGTCGACGAGATCGACCGGGTCGTGCTCTGCGATGCCCAGACCTCCGGTGGCCTGCTGATGGCGGTTCCGGCGGGCCGACTCGCTGATGTGACCGGATCGCTGGGCCCCGGTGCGTCCTGGGTCGTCGGTGAGCTGACGGAGCGAGCCAGGCCTGGTCGATCAGAAGTGCGGTTCCGGTGA